CCATAGCCGATGCCGGTCATGCTGGCGCCCTCAATCTGGCCCTGGTGCATGAGCGGGTTCAGGATGGTGCCCGTGCTGTGGCTCGTGACCAGCCGCTTGAGGTCGATGTTGCCGGTCTCGGGATCTACCTCCACTTCGGCGATCTGCGCGCACATGGCGGCATCCGCGACCTTGGAAGTGTCGTCGTAGAGCCCCTCGGTCTCGATGGCCGAGCCTTTGGCCCTGACCACGTCGCCGTAGCTCATGCCCCGGTCGGCGTTTTTGTGCACGACCTGCCCGTCGGAAAGGTCGAGGTCCTCCCTGGGGGCGTCCAGCGCGTTGGCGCCGGCCTCCAGGAGCTCGTCCCGCGTCTTCATGATGCCGTCGTAACCCGCGTTGCCGTAGACCCGGGTGCCGCGGCTGCCGCCCAAGCCGGAGTCCTGGATGCCGACGCTGGTGTCGAAGTGCTCGAACTTGATGTTCTCGGCCGGGATCTTGAGCTCCTGCTCCGCCATCTGCTCCAGCAAGGTGAAGGTGCCGACGCCCTGGTCCAGCATGGCGGACGAGACCGTCAGGGTGCCGGTGTCGTC
The window above is part of the Deltaproteobacteria bacterium genome. Proteins encoded here:
- a CDS encoding molybdopterin-dependent oxidoreductase: DDTGTLTVSSAMLDQGVGTFTLLEQMAEQELKIPAENIKFEHFDTSVGIQDSGLGGSRGTRVYGNAGYDGIMKTRDELLEAGANALDAPREDLDLSDGQVVHKNADRGMSYGDVVRAKGSAIETEGLYDDTSKVADAAMCAQIAEVEVDPETGNIDLKRLVTSHSTGTILNPLMHQGQIEGASMTGIGYGLMEHLMVDDGKVTTANFGDYKIPTVRDVPELTTLVTEHKRGPGPYNSMAIGETANIPTAGAIANAVADACGVRITSLPITSEKVFEALSRKG